From the Nitratidesulfovibrio sp. genome, one window contains:
- a CDS encoding DNA polymerase III subunit delta', with protein MANNTSPSSGAPKRGRAAATATDAPPAPQDPREAVAPLLAPRHQRTVGHLHALAASPPQVVLAEGGTAPERMALALYWAALLNCEAPDDASPGGRPCLSCPSCTRMAGGGHRDLIVLDGNKPSAEEGSFSIENVRALRGLLGEPPREGRRRVVVLVDAHTRVEAANGLLKSLEEPRPTTCFVLLAPQRERLLPTLVSRSFVLTLAWPTDATPPPPAVRDWLDALVEFIQTGGGWMERTSRKGDLDAPLAAAVVLHCQRALADVLAGRAADPLGRLLAERMDLARLRRCDEALAAAQEALSLNPSPVNPALVMDWLATRMFLGVR; from the coding sequence ATGGCCAACAACACGTCCCCCTCCAGTGGTGCCCCCAAGCGCGGCCGCGCCGCTGCCACCGCAACGGACGCCCCGCCCGCGCCGCAAGACCCGCGCGAGGCCGTGGCCCCGCTGCTGGCCCCCCGGCATCAACGCACCGTGGGCCACCTGCACGCGCTGGCCGCATCGCCGCCGCAGGTGGTGCTGGCCGAAGGGGGCACCGCACCGGAGCGCATGGCCCTGGCCCTGTACTGGGCGGCGCTGCTGAACTGCGAGGCGCCGGACGATGCCTCACCCGGCGGGCGTCCCTGCCTGTCCTGCCCGTCGTGCACGCGCATGGCCGGGGGCGGCCATCGCGACCTCATCGTGCTGGACGGCAACAAGCCCAGCGCCGAGGAAGGTTCCTTTTCCATAGAGAACGTGCGCGCGCTGCGCGGCCTTTTGGGCGAACCCCCGCGCGAGGGCCGCAGGCGCGTGGTGGTGCTGGTGGACGCCCACACCCGCGTGGAGGCGGCCAACGGCCTGCTGAAATCGCTGGAGGAACCCCGCCCCACCACCTGTTTCGTGCTGCTGGCCCCCCAGCGCGAGCGGCTGCTGCCCACTCTGGTGTCGCGCAGTTTCGTGCTCACGCTGGCCTGGCCCACTGATGCCACCCCGCCGCCCCCTGCGGTGCGCGACTGGCTGGATGCGCTGGTGGAATTCATCCAGACCGGTGGCGGCTGGATGGAACGGACATCCCGCAAGGGTGATCTGGATGCCCCGCTTGCCGCCGCCGTGGTGCTGCACTGCCAGCGTGCCCTGGCCGACGTGCTGGCCGGGCGTGCCGCCGACCCTCTGGGCCGCCTTCTGGCAGAGCGCATGGACCTGGCCCGGCTGCGCCGCTGCGACGAGGCCCTGGCCGCCGCGCAGGAGGCCCTGTCCCTGAATCCCAGCCCGGTGAACCCGGCCCTGGTCATGGACTGGCTGGCCACCCGGATGTTCCTGGGCGTCCGGTAG